In the genome of Bosea sp. BIWAKO-01, the window GATTTGCCGGTCGCAGCGAGCCGCGCCAGGCCCGGCACGCGGCGGACATAGGAGCGGCCGCCCTCGGTCACGGAATAGCAGTTCATGTAGCGGCCTTCGCCCTCGCCCGGCCGTGCGCCCGGCGCCGAGGATTGCGGGAAAGGCAGGGGTTGCGGCGCCATCAGATCTGCCCCGTCAGGGAGCGCGGGTGGCGCCGGCGCAGGCCCGGATCGACGGTCAGAAGCGCGCCCGTGCCGGTGCCGATGCGCTGGACCAGCCGCAACTCCTCCTCCGCCGCCTGTCGCGCCGCAAAATCGCGCGGCCGCCCGAATTTCGGGCCGCAAACCTGCGCGAGATAGGCGACCAGCGGATCGAAGGCCTCGTCTGCGATCGCGCCGGCATCGGCGATATAGATCACGTTCTTCCGCGCCAGCAGGGCAAGCGCCGGCTCGATCCGCTGCTCGACCCAGGCTGTGTCCTCGGCATTGGGCGCTTGCCCGGAGGCAAGCGAGAACAGCTCGCCCAGCACCTCGCGGACGAGATCGGCTTTGGTCTGGCTCATGATGCGCCCTCGGAATGGAAAAGGGGCGGCCCGTGCGAGCCGCCCCTGTCGTTGTCGTGATGCTGTTGAGGCTCAGGCGGTGCCGTTCAGGCGGACCGCGAGGTTCGGCCGCACCGGGGTCACGCCGTAGAGCACGTCGAAGCGCCAGGTGCTGATATCGTCGGTGATGCCGTAGCCGGAGACGACGCGCACCGAGATGCCATCCTCGTTGATCCGCGCCTTGAAGGCCGCGCCCTCCGGCATCTCCATCGGCACGACCGCGAGATGGAAGGCGTCCTTGTGGAAGATCATCGGCTGGCGATAGCCGGTGCCGCCGGTGCCGAGCACGGTAATCGGCGCATTGTCGGCAGGCGCCGCGCTCACCGTCTTGTAGGGGCCCGACGTGATGATCGGCGGCGAGATCGTCAGCGCCGCCGGGCCGGTCGAGGCGCCGGAATCCGCGTCGGCCCTGACCACGAACTGGCGCAGGAAGGGCAGCACGTCGCCATCGACCGGGTTGACCGCATAGACGCCGGCAATGGTGAAGACGTCGCCGCCCCGGAGGATGCCGGTGGTGGAATTCGTCCATCCATCGGTGTTCAGGGTCTGGGTATAGCTCGCCTTGGAGGCCGCATAGGTCACGGCCTGGCCGGCGCCCTGGACCAGCGGCGTACCGGTAGCGACACCGACGACATGCGTCTTGACGTTCTGCGACATGTAGACGTCGGACCCATCCAGCATCGGCAGCTTGGCCTTCTGCAGGGCGTTCCGCGCCACCGTCGCGTCATGGTAGTTGTTGAAGGCGCCCTTCAGGCCGGCGTCATCGGCGGGGCTGAGCAGGCCGTAGCGCGCATCCATCGGCACGGCGAGCTCGTTCAGGCGCTCGGTGCCCTTGAGATAGTCGGGATAGGCGTCGATCGTCAGGCCGGGCGTGCCGACATAGTTCGGGACATGGCGATAGAGCCCGGCGAGATCGGAATCGATCCGGTTGGCGAAGGCATGCATCAGCGGCTTGATCTTCTCCTCGCCGATGCGCCTTGCGCCCTTGGGGCCCGAGAGGAACAGGGTCAGCTCCTTCGAGGTGAAGGACAGGCCCTTGTTCAGCTGGGTGTCGACGACGACATCCATCGTCGCCTCCTCGGCCTCGGCGACCGAGAGCGTCGCGCCCTCGCCCGGGATGAAGTTTTCGGGGCGCTTGACGCGCACCTTGTCGCCCTTCTTCCAGCCGTCGATATCGGAGGCGAACTCGCCCTCATGGACGCGGGAGACGAGATTGCCGAGCACCAGCGCGTTCTTGAGCTGGTACTGCGCTTCCCGGACGATGATGTCCTGGACCTTCAGATCATTGGCCATTGCGGCTTTTCCTTATGAATTGCGCCAGCGCTCGTAGTCGCTCATCGACGTGCCGAGGCGGATTGCGGGGGAAGCGCTGCCCCGGACCGCCGAAAGCGGAGGGCCAGCGCGCGTGGCATTGTTGCGGGGGAGCAGAACCCGCCCCTCGATGCGGCCGATCTCGCGCGCCGCCTCGAGCGGAGACATCGCGTTGATGCGGGCGCAAAGCTTGGGGTTCTGCGCGAGGTTATAGGCGACCAGCGGGGCCTTATCGCCGGCATCGAGGATGAGACGCTTGACCAGGTCGGTGGTCATGAAACTCGGCGAGGTCACGACCGTCTTGAAGTCGGGGATCGATTTCGCTACCTCCTCGCAATGGTCGACATAATCGTCGAGCATCTCGGAGACGCGGGCCTGTTCGGCGTGGTGATGCTGCTCCACGCTTTCCAGCACCTGCCGCGAGACCTGCCGCCTGTCGGCCTCATAGGCGGTCATGGCGCGCTCATAGGCGAACCAGTCCCCGCCATAATCGGCCTCGCGCGGCGGCTCTCCGACCTTGCGGGCGACCGCGGCCTCGAAACCGGCCTGATCCTGTACGGCTGCAGCAGCCGACCCGGATTTCAGCGCGGCAAGCTCTGCCTGCAATCGCTCGTTCTGCCGTCTCAGGCGCTCGGACCGCGATTTCTTGCGCGGCCGGTTCTGGTCGCCGTTCTCTGGCCCCTCCTGGCCCTCCTGGCCCTCGTCGTCATCGCCCTCGCCTGCCTCGCCTTCCGGCAGGGCCGTCTCGGTCGCTTGCGTCTCGGGCGCCGCCCCTGGAAGGGCAGCCTTGTCCCAGGTCTCCGACAGCGCGCCGTCCGCGGCCTCCGGGCCAGCCTGGTTGAAATCCTCGCTCATGCTCTGCTCATGAAAAAAGCCGCCCGGTCAGGGGCGGCGCGGTCATCGCAGCGGCCTCCGCCTCACGCGAAGGCCTGCCCGAAGCGGTGGGAACGGCGGGCGTTGGCCCCGCAGCTCAGGAATGGAAAGGCCGCCGGCCAAACCGGACGAGGCGGAGCCGTCTCATCCACTCGGTCGTTGCGGCAGGGTCCTCAAAGTGTTCAGCTGATCGCTCACGAGGGAGACGCAGCGATGCACGAAGATGACGCTGACATCCTGGCAGACCTGAGCAGCAGCCAGATCCTGATCGTCACAACCCTGATCGACCTGTTGATCGACAAGGGCCTTGTTCAACGCGGCGAGGTCGTGGCCCGCTACGACCAGCTCCTGGCGAATGCCAAGGGCAACGCGGCCAGCATCTCGGTGCTTCAGCCGATCGTCAGCGTGCTGAGCTATCTGGCCCATGACGACACGCG includes:
- a CDS encoding P22 phage major capsid protein family protein, producing MANDLKVQDIIVREAQYQLKNALVLGNLVSRVHEGEFASDIDGWKKGDKVRVKRPENFIPGEGATLSVAEAEEATMDVVVDTQLNKGLSFTSKELTLFLSGPKGARRIGEEKIKPLMHAFANRIDSDLAGLYRHVPNYVGTPGLTIDAYPDYLKGTERLNELAVPMDARYGLLSPADDAGLKGAFNNYHDATVARNALQKAKLPMLDGSDVYMSQNVKTHVVGVATGTPLVQGAGQAVTYAASKASYTQTLNTDGWTNSTTGILRGGDVFTIAGVYAVNPVDGDVLPFLRQFVVRADADSGASTGPAALTISPPIITSGPYKTVSAAPADNAPITVLGTGGTGYRQPMIFHKDAFHLAVVPMEMPEGAAFKARINEDGISVRVVSGYGITDDISTWRFDVLYGVTPVRPNLAVRLNGTA